One window of the Trachemys scripta elegans isolate TJP31775 chromosome 13, CAS_Tse_1.0, whole genome shotgun sequence genome contains the following:
- the MMP15 gene encoding matrix metalloproteinase-15: MGGRAGLQTASPTCLPGRTLHPTGSGKMLGWSLLLLLASVGRSEAADGEVNAEAWLRLYGYLPQSSRQMSTMRSAQTLASALSEMQRFYGITVTGVLDEETKLWMRRPRCGVPDQFGVHIKANMRRKRYALTGRRWSQTHLTFSIQNYTDKLGRYHSYEAIRRAFRVWEQATPLVFQEVPYDDIRHKRRKEADIMVLFASGFHGDSSPFDGVGGFLAHAYFPGPGMGGDTHFDSDEPWTLENTDVSGNNLFLVAIHELGHSLGLEHSSNPSAIMAPFYQWMDTENFQLPEDDLKGIQQLYGAPDGQPQPTRPLPTVTPRGPGKPDHRPPKPPPPGKPDRPPKPGNPDRPRTTDRPDQYGPNICDGEFDTVAVLRGEMFVFKGRWFWRVRHNRVLDNYPMPIGHFWRGLPGDIDAAYERHDGKFVFFKGDRYWLFREANLEPGYPQPLTSYGQGIPYDKIDTAIWWEPTGHTFFFRGDRYWRFNEETHSVDPGYPKLITVWVGVPPTPKGAFLSSDASYTYFYKGTKYWKFDNERLKTEPGYPKSILRDFMGCHEALVPDPDPGHRWPDLDRPPFNPDGRGTGDDREGDEGEAEARPGDREEEEEEEEDYGGPTRGSGNDVDIVVQIDKYTRTMSIVMVMVPLVLLLCVLGLIYAIIQMHRKGAPRMLLYCKRSLQEWV, encoded by the exons ATGGGCGGGAGGGCCGGTCTGCAAACCGCCAGCCCCACCTGCCTGCCGGGCCGGACGCTGCACCCGACGGGCTCTGGCAAGATGCTGGGCTggagtctgctgctgctgctggcttccgTGGGGCGCAGCGAGGCGGCGGATGGAGAAGTCAATGCAGAG GCCTGGCTCCGGCTCTATGGTTACCTCCCGCAGTCCAGCCGGCAGATGTCCACCATGCGCTCGGCGCAGACCCTGGCCTCCGCGCTCTCCGAGATGCAGAGGTTCTACGGGATCACGGTGACGGGCGTCCTGGACGAGGAGACCAAGCT GTGGATGAGGCGGCCCCGCTGTGGTGTCCCGGATCAGTTTGGAGTCCACATCAAAGCCAACATGCGGCGGAAGCGGTACGCGCTCACCGGGCGGCGCTGGAGCCAAACCCACCTGACCTTCAG CATCCAGAACTACACGGATAAGCTGGGGCGGTACCACTCGTACGAGGCCATTCGCCGAGCCTTCCGGGTGTGGGAGCAGGCCACGCCCCTTGTCTTCCAAGAGGTCCCCTATGATGACATCAGGCACAAGAGGAGGAAGGAGGCCGACATCATGGTGCTCTTTGCCTCCGGTTTCCATGGAGACAGCTCCCCCTTCGATGGTGTGGGGGGCTTCCTGGCCCATGCGTATTTCCCCGGCCCCGGGATGGGAGGAGACACGCACTTTGACTCGGACGAGCCCTGGACACTGGAGAACACTGACGTGTCTG GCAACAATCTTTTCCTGGTGGCCATCCACGAGCTGGGGCActcgctggggctggagcactccaGCAATCCCAGCGCCATCATGGCCCCCTTCTACCAGTGGATGGACACGGAGAACTTCCAGCTGCCCGAGGATGACCTCAAGGGCATCCAGCAGTTGTACG gTGCCCCTGATggacagccccagcccacccGGCCCCTCCCTACGGTGACTCCCCGCGGCCCTGGAAAGCCAGACCACAGACCCCCCAAGCCACCTCCCCCCGGTAAACCAGATCGGCCCCCGAAACCAGGCAACCCGGACCGGCCCCGAACCACCGACCGGCCCGACCAGTACGGGCCCAACATCTGTGATGGGGAGTTCGACACCGTGGCTGTGCTGCGCGGGGAAATGTTTGTGTTTAAG GGCCGATGGTTCTGGAGGGTTCGCCATAACCGGGTGCTGGACAACTACCCCATGCCCATCGGGCACTTCTGGAGAGGCCTCCCTGGGGACATCGACGCCGCCTACGAGAGGCACGACGGCAAATTCGTGTTCTTCAAAG gggATCGGTACTGGCTCTTCCGAGAGGCAAACCTGGAGCCCGGGTACCCGCAGCCCCTCACCAGCTATGGGCAGGGCATCCCCTACGACAAGATCGACACTGCCATCTGGTGGGAGCCCACGGGACACACCTTCTTCTTCCGCGGGGACAG GTACTGGCGCTTTAACGAGGAGACCCACTCCGTGGATCCTGGCTACCCGAAGCTGATCACCGTGTGGGTGGGAGTCCCTCCCACGCCCAAGGGAGCCTTCCTGAGCTCGGATGCCT CGTACACCTATTTCTACAAAGGCACCAAGTACTGGAAGTTCGACAATGAGCGGTTGAAGACGGAGCCGGGGTACCCCAAGTCCATCCTGCGGGACTTCATGGGCTGCCACGAGGCACTGGTGCCGGACCCCGACCCTGGGCACCGATGGCCTGACCTGGACAGACCTCCCTTCAACCCGGATGGCAGGGGCACGGGCGATGACCGGGAGGGGGACGAAGGGGAGGCCGAAGCACGCCCCGGCGaccgggaggaggaggaggaggaggaggaggactacGGCGGCCCCACCCGGGGCAGCGGCAACGACGTGGACATCGTGGTGCAGATAGACAAGTACACGCGGACCATGAGCATCGTCATGGTGATGGTGcccctggtgctgctgctttGCGTTCTGGGCCTCATCTACGCCATCATCCAGATGCACAGGAAGGGGGCCCCTCGGATGCTGCTCTACTGCAAACGCTCCTTGCAGGAGTGGGTCTGA